The Perca fluviatilis chromosome 24, GENO_Pfluv_1.0, whole genome shotgun sequence genome has a window encoding:
- the LOC120554687 gene encoding contactin-4-like has protein sequence MAAVTELSFLLFALSNYIHAQEVIILRDEVDSYTFKLPENSTSCLISRCVGEEQLVLWNTSDLWSNSSSVPQHLKQRLVSSVKTSSYTILNLTHSDSGRYREECWTEGNVTHDNNFTITVCPSTDWSDITIDPTSVRLGGTVDLPCWGAADNLDIQWLKQDSRDDYETWRRVFWDKTTSVMDNVRGRYQVVTNTSTLRVSNVTATDFTAYSCLVMNQQQCVSSYPVGLVPQYEVIYRSVGETAVLPCSITDSTDEQPPRWTKPFSTDLGQLKQTDPSVDQNYSLVFSSLMLNHSGRYYCKAPNRVQHYYLFVCPKFGPPAVELFSEGEEVTLRCRDWGKGKGHVWFIKSNRTEGRIFSVWYDQSMSRVSWYRNNGTLVISNISVGDAGEYWCVVYDDDYGHYQCVSTERTVLVWL, from the coding sequence atggctgcagtcacagagctctccttcctgctgtttgctctcagcAACTACATCCATGCTCAAGAAGTGATTATCCTCCGAGATGAAGTAGACTCTTACACCTTCAAGCTCCCCGAGAACAGCAcctcctgcctgatctccagatgtgttggtgaggagcagcttgtcctgtggaacacctctgacctctggtccaacagctcCTCAGTACCTCAACACCTGAAACAACGACTTGTCAGCTCGGTGaaaacttcttcttacaccatcctcaacctgacccattcagactccggccggtaccgagaggagtgttggactgagggcaacgtgacgcatgacaacaacttcactattactgtttgtCCTTCAACAGATTGGAGCGATATCACAATTGATCCCACTTCAGTGAGACTTGGAGGAACAGTGGACCTGCCATGTTGGGGAGCAGCTGATAATCTGGATATCCAGTGGCTCAAACAGGACTCTAGAGATGATTATGAAACATGGAGAAGAGTTTTTTGGGACAAGAcgacatcagtgatggacaatgttagaggaagataccaagtggtgacaaacacatcaACTCTTCGTGTTTCCAACGTCACAGCAACAGACTTTACAGCCTACAGctgtctggtgatgaaccaacagcagtgtgttagcagttaCCCTGTAGGGTTGGTACCACAGTATGAGGTAATCTACCgctcagtgggagagaccgctgtgttgccgtgctctatcactgactccactgatgaacAGCCCCCACGTTGGACTAAACCGTTCTCCACTGACCTAGGCCAACTAAAGCAGACTGATccttcagtagaccaaaactactcgctggtgttttcatctctaatgttaaatcactcaggtCGGTACTACTGTAAAGCCCCTAATAGAGTGCAACATtattatctgtttgtgtgtcccaaatttggcccccctgctgtagagctcttctcagagggagaagaagtcactctcagatgcaGAGATTGGGGAAAGGGTAAGGGGCATGTTTGGTTTATCAAGTCTAAcagaacagagggaagaatctttaGTGTATGGTATGATCAGAGCATGAGCAGAGTGAGCTGGTACCGTAATAATGGTACcctggttatctctaatatctcagtgggagacgcaggggagtactggtgtgtagtttatgatgatgattatggtcattatcagtgtgtgtcaacagagagaactgtgttagtgtggctttaa